The following are encoded together in the Trichocoleus sp. FACHB-46 genome:
- a CDS encoding DUF2949 domain-containing protein produces the protein MRFLQEDLAIPAAAVMLAWQHSESPSLLPMVLWQYGLVTLTQLDQIFDWLEQHSLTLL, from the coding sequence ATGCGATTTTTGCAAGAGGATTTGGCGATTCCTGCTGCTGCCGTCATGCTAGCTTGGCAACACTCAGAATCTCCTAGCCTGTTGCCAATGGTGCTTTGGCAATACGGTTTAGTCACTTTAACCCAATTAGATCAAATCTTTGACTGGCTGGAGCAGCACAGCCTGACCTTGCTGTAG
- a CDS encoding GUN4 domain-containing protein, producing MKERKTAIVKQVIALASRIPIHWRYYLAGLFLIAIGFLIACQTTSTGFLLGILLSGLGCFLCFLSSKLDPKSLQNHFSQKSDKEQYRTINVGEGNYNEFIGGDYINIQGNQIYVGQDLSDFTTQIQEILNRLRTQDYSKEEAEERVTQELKTEGYRNPKFRKNLFRWKKSLGYSTTDVEEIAEKLVQLADEVPTNTGNNSIFVVEGKYKRLHDLLEAGQWKEADEETARFIYSLMPYQTYIPTLTVEEIPPGDLKIINKLWLKYSKGRFGFSVQQRIWKKILNIYPPKEGSWTNERAYAAFIDCVGWSFEDGRLYYTDLKYFPTAPQGYLPAIVMFEDGNLWSSYSSNYCYLNQTVFDSLMERQYSRSSFIPSWLRYWFLGE from the coding sequence GCACTAGCCTCCAGAATTCCAATTCACTGGAGATACTATCTTGCTGGTTTGTTTCTCATTGCAATTGGCTTTTTAATTGCTTGCCAAACAACGTCAACCGGATTCTTGCTAGGAATTTTGTTGTCTGGACTAGGATGCTTTTTGTGTTTTTTAAGCTCAAAACTTGATCCTAAAAGTCTCCAAAATCATTTCTCTCAAAAAAGTGATAAAGAGCAGTATAGAACTATTAATGTAGGTGAAGGAAACTACAATGAGTTCATCGGCGGCGATTACATCAATATACAAGGAAATCAAATATATGTAGGTCAGGATTTATCTGATTTCACTACTCAAATTCAGGAGATTTTGAATCGGCTTCGAACACAAGACTACTCTAAAGAAGAAGCTGAGGAGCGAGTTACTCAAGAATTGAAAACTGAAGGTTATAGGAACCCTAAATTTCGAAAAAATCTTTTCAGATGGAAGAAGTCGTTAGGCTACTCTACTACTGATGTAGAAGAAATCGCTGAGAAGCTAGTTCAACTTGCCGATGAAGTTCCTACAAACACAGGCAATAACTCGATCTTTGTAGTAGAAGGCAAGTATAAAAGATTGCATGATCTACTTGAAGCTGGACAATGGAAAGAGGCTGATGAGGAAACAGCAAGGTTTATTTATAGCTTGATGCCTTACCAGACTTATATACCTACTCTTACGGTAGAAGAAATTCCCCCAGGAGATCTCAAGATAATCAATAAGTTATGGCTTAAGTATAGTAAAGGACGCTTTGGTTTTAGTGTGCAGCAGCGTATTTGGAAAAAGATCTTGAACATTTATCCTCCGAAAGAGGGTTCTTGGACGAACGAACGTGCTTATGCTGCTTTTATCGATTGCGTCGGCTGGTCCTTTGAGGATGGGCGGCTATATTACACTGACCTCAAATATTTTCCAACAGCGCCACAAGGATACCTGCCTGCAATTGTGATGTTTGAGGATGGTAATCTTTGGTCTTCCTATTCTTCGAATTATTGCTATCTCAATCAAACCGTTTTTGACTCTTTGATGGAGCGGCAGTATAGCCGTAGCTCGTTCATTCCATCATGGTTAAGATACTGGTTTTTGGGGGAATAG